A region from the Pelobates fuscus isolate aPelFus1 chromosome 1, aPelFus1.pri, whole genome shotgun sequence genome encodes:
- the MIS12 gene encoding protein MIS12 homolog, translating to MSVAPMCYEAQFFEFTPQTCILRLYITFQDYLFEMLLVVEKVILKKLESIPGHRISKFHIRESTEKYLQFVNERFNHLFQKMEKCILRLVLQVPKNIVLPEDKVHGQYPYSAEQLKQLQNETELLQKQYKAETFATQSLLAELEEQKAVQAELENVLAWFDGLDTICREHGNIDLKESFAFMTQTSKKLQGTMEEINEKVKLDLSSVTPINVRTWKKV from the coding sequence atgtctGTTGCCCCGATGTGCTATGAGGCGCAGTTTTTTGAATTTACACCCCAGACCTGCATACTCCGGTTGTATATAACATTCCAAGACTATTTATTTGAAATGCTTTTAGTTGTGGAAAAAGTCATATTGAAGAAGCTGGAGAGCATCCCTGGCCATAGGATTAGTAAATTCCATATCCGAGAGAGCACTGAAAAGTATCTGCAGTTTGTAAATGAACGCTTCAATCACCTATTCCAGAAAatggaaaaatgtattttaaggcTGGTTTTGCAGGTGCCCAAGAATATTGTGTTGCCTGAAGATAAGGTCCATGGACAATACCCATACAGTGCAGAACAACTTAAACAGCTTCAAAATGAAACCGAGCTGTTACAGAAGCAGTATAAAGCTGAAACATTTGCCACTCAGTCCCTTTTAGCGGAGTTGGAAGAGCAGAAAGCAGTCCAGGCTGAACTGGAAAATGTCCTTGCTTGGTTTGATGGCCTTGATACAATTTGCAGAGAGCATGGAAACATTGATTTGAAAGAAAGCTTTGCCTTTATGACTCAAACATCCAAGAAGCTTCAAGGAACAATGGAAGAAATCAATGAAAAAGTTAAACTGGATTTATCTTCTGTAACGCCAATCAATGTGAGAACATGGAAAAAAGTCTGA